In Porites lutea chromosome 1, jaPorLute2.1, whole genome shotgun sequence, a single genomic region encodes these proteins:
- the LOC140930409 gene encoding guanylate-binding protein 6-like: MDLGRCCAVVAFLAALYFPSITQQKPARILIKYDKTGDIFELNKAVLEDLWQLQRPIRVIAVVGDARIGKSTTLNVISHIWSEVNHSHVEEIFPTGDTLKAVTRDVWCNIIHPQDKEGGSVVLLDVEGTNLGDDAVTTHLSMFTALVSSGLNVFVREVFQNNNLHFLFHMSRLSDQIFPNITIENFPKLQVVIRGALGDPDGGKTIEDYTKDCIVEPSFQESMKEERKAIAKHFPRNQITVSQIPQVERDLFKDFNKLRKSDYWQEMKRLVEKLKTFPIKKTLRGSPMDGQGLVELAIYLKETMNADSWLDFANVYVVLEKNICKRGRVKLIEPLFALPTADEIEARIEDALRNFSMECELETEISAVQKDLQHFAGEKRKAEELELKVKEAVEQRIAVEKKGEEQNREFERAMSEKNAEIERVKREKEEAELMEKNLKEQHQEQMKTIALLKKKLRKKRRDSFFDFFLSIFDRVFNL; this comes from the coding sequence ATGGACTTGGGTAGATGTTGCGCTGTCGTAGCATTTCTTGCCGCGCTTTATTTCCCTTCAATTACTCAACAAAAACCGGCTCGAATCCTCATCAAATACGACAAAACAGGAGATATCTTCGAGTTGAACAAAGCTGTTCTGGAAGACCTGTGGCAGTTGCAACGACCGATTCGCGTCATAGCTGTTGTGGGAGATGCGAGAATTGGAAAATCTACCACTCTCAACGTAATAAGTCACATATGGTCCGAAGTCAATCACAGCCATGTCGAAGAAATCTTCCCAACAGGCGACACACTGAAAGCTGTCACGCGTGACGTGTGGTGCAACATCATCCATCCACAAGACAAGGAAGGAGGAAGCGTTGTGCTACTTGACGTTGAAGGCACAAATTTGGGCGATGACGCCGTTACAACTCATTTGAGCATGTTTACAGCCCTGGTTTCCTCTGGCCTGAACGTTTTTGTCCGCGAggtgtttcaaaacaacaatCTACACTTTTTGTTCCACATGTCACGCTTAAGTGATCAGATTTTCCCTAACATTACTATCGAAAACTTTCCCAAACTTCAGGTGGTTATTAGAGGTGCACTGGGTGATCCTGACGGGGGCAAAACAATCGAAGATTACACAAAGGATTGCATCGTGGAACCTTCCTTCCAGGAGAGCatgaaagaagagagaaaagcCATCGCAAAGCACTTCCCGAGGAACCAAATTACAGTAAGTCAGATTCCGCAAGTGGAACGTGATCTTTTCAAAGATTTCAATAAATTACGAAAGAGTGACTACTGGCAAGAAATGAAGCGACTGGTTGAAAAACTCAAAACGTTTCCCATCAAAAAGACCTTAAGAGGAAGTCCTATGGACGGACAAGGATTAGTAGAGTTGGCCATTTATCTTAAAGAAACGATGAATGCGGACTCGTGGCTGGACTTTGCAAATGTTTACGTTGTGCTGGAGAAAAATATTTGTAAGAGAGGCCGCGTGAAACTTATTGAGCCGCTATTTGCCTTGCCAACAGCAGACGAAATAGAAGCAAGAATAGAAGACGCTTTAAGGAACTTTTCAATGGAGTGTGAGTTGGAAACCGAAATTTCCGCTGTGCAGAAAGATCTACAGCACTTTGCTGGTGAGAAGAGGAAAGCTGAGGAACTGGAATTGAAAGTGAAAGAAGCGGTGGAACAGAGGATAGCTGTTGAAAAGAAAGGCGAAGAGCAAAACCGGGAGTTTGAACGTGCTATGTCAGAGAAAAATGCTGAAATCGAGAgggtaaaaagagaaaaggaagaagCTGAGCTTATGGAAAAGAATTTAAAAGAACAACACCAGGAACAAATGAAGACCATCGCTTTACTCAAGaaaaaactaaggaaaaaaaggagggatagcttttttgacttttttctttctatatttGATCGCGTGTTTAACCTGTAG